The Ramlibacter sp. PS4R-6 nucleotide sequence CGGGCACCTCGCGCACGACAGCGACCCTCTGGCCGCGGCGAGGGCGATTGCCGATGCGCGCAGCGCCGCGCTCGCCGACGATGCGGGCAAGGCGCTCGACGCGGCGCTGGTGGCGCATGGCGCCCCGCCGCGCCCCGTCAAGGAACAACCGATCCGCTGGCTACCCGCAAGGAGACAAGCATGACAACAAACACCATCCTCCGCCGCGCACTGCTGGCGCTGCTGCCGCTCGCGCTCGCGGCCCCGGGCGCCTTCGCGCAGGCGTGGCCGTCCAAGCCCGTGAAGATCGTCGTGAACTTCCCGCCCGGCGGCGCCGCCGACCAGCTGGCGCGCCTGATCGGCCTGCCGTTGCAGGACGCCCTGGGCCAGCCCGTCGTGGTGGAGAACCGCGCCGGCGCCAACGGCAACATCGGCGGCGAGGTCGTCGCCAAGAGCGCGGCCGACGGCTACACCCTGCTCATGAGCTCGGGCGGCATGGTCTCGGTGAACCCGCACATCTACCCGCGCATGGCGTTCGACCCCGCGAAGGACCTCGTGCCGGTCGCGGCGGCGGCGCGCATCGCCGTGTACCTCGTGACCAAACCGTCGATCCCGGCGAACAGCGTCAAGGAGTTCATCGGCTACGTGAAGGCCAACCCCGGCAGGCTCTCGTACGGCTCCCCGGGCAGCGGCAGCTCGCCGCACCTGGCGGGCGAGATGTTCAAGAGCCAGGCCGGCCTGTTCGCCGTGCACGTGCCGTACCGCGGCGCGGCGCCCGCGCTGCAGGACTTGCTGGCGGGGCAGCTCGATTACTACTTCGACCCCGGCATCGGCCTGCAGCAAGTGCGCGCGGGCAAGCTGAAGCTGCTGGCGGTGGGCAGCCTCAAGCGCTCGCCGCTCTTCCCCGACGTGCCCACGCTCGACGAAGCGGGCCTGAAGGGTTTCGATGCCGACACCGTGTTCGGCTTCTACGCGCCCGCCGGCACGCCGCCCGACGTGGTGGCGCGATTGAACCGCGAGATCAACAAGGTGCTGGGCACGCAGGCCGTGAAGGACCGCATCGTGGGGCTGGGCGGCGAGGCGCTGCCGATCTCGCCCGCCGAGTTCGCGGCCAAGGCCACCGAGGATTCGCGGCGATTCGGTGCGATCATCAAGGAACGCAAGATCCTGGCGGACTGAAAGGCAGCATGGCACGCGAAGTCGTCTACACGGTGAATGTCGAATTCGGGGACTGCGACCCCGCGAAGATCGTCTGGTTCCCGAACTTCTTCCGCTGGATCGACGCGGCCTCGCGCAACTTCTTCGTCCAGTGCGGCGTGCCGACGTGGACCGAGACCGAGGCCACGCGCGGCATCATCGGCACGCCGCTGGTCGACACCAAGGCCAAGTTCATCGCCGTCGCGACCTACGGCGACACGCTGTACATCCACACCAGCATCCCCGAGTGGCGCACCAAGAGCTTCGTGCAGCGCTACCGCGTGACCAAGGACGGCGACACCATCATGGAGTGCGAGGAGGTGCGCATCTTCGCTGGAAAGCGCGAAGGCGGCGGCATCCGCGCGCTGCCCATCCCGGAAGACATCCGCGCCCTGTGCGACTGACCTCCGGTAAAGAAGTGAACCGGCCGGCGGCGGCACGATCCAAGCCAAGCAGGAGGCGCCCCATGCAACCGTCCCGCATCCTTCTGGCCGCCGTCGCGTTCACGTCCGGTGCGGCCTTCGCCGGCACCGCCGACGTCAAGTTCATCGCCCCCGAGCGTTTCACCGACCTCGCCACCAGCCCCGTGCAGGAGCGCGACACGATGGACGCCCTGGCGCGGCACCTGCAGCGCCTCGCGGCCGGCCTGCCCGCCGACCACGTGCTGCACGTGGACGTGCTCGACGTCGACCTGGCCGGCTACGCATACCCCACGCGCCGCGGCAACGTGCGCGTGAACAACGGCCTTGCCGACGCGCCGGCGATCCACCTGCGCTACACGCTCGAAGCGCGCGGCCAGGTGATCCGCAGCGGCGACGAGCGCCTGGTGGACCTGGCTTACCAGCACCCCGGCGGCTCGTGGCGCTCGACGGGCCCCTTCTATTACGAGAAGCGCATGCTCTCGTCGTGGTTCGCCCGCACCTTCGGCGAATCGCACGCCGCCCGCTGAGGCTGGGCTGCCGGGCCGACGGCCCGCCCCGCCCCGGTCCTACAACGGCCGGGCTGGCCGCGCCGCACCATGGCGGGCGTGGACGACCCGAAAGAAGCGGCCGAAGAGGCCGGCCTCACTTACGTCAGCGATGACGAACGCGGTTTCTCGCGCGAAAGGCGCGGGGACGGCTTCGCCTACCTCAAGCCCAACGGCGACGAGGTGACCGACGAGAAGGTACTGGAGCGCATCCGCAAGCTCGCCATCCCGCCCGCGTGGACCGACGTGTGGATCTGCCCCAAGGCCAACGGCCACCTGCAGGCCACGGGCCGCGATGCGCGCGGCCGCAAGCAATACCGCTACCACCCGCAGTTCCGCGAGGTGCGCGAAGGCACGAAGTACGAGCGCATGCTGGACTTCGCCAAGGCGCTGCCGGCCGTGCGCGCGACGATCGCCGAACACATGGCGCTGCGCGGCCTGCCGCGCGACAAGGTGCTGGCCACTGTCGTGCACCTACTCGAAACGACCTTGATCCGCGTCGGCAACGACGACTACGCGCGCGACAACAAGAGCTACGGCCTGACCACGCTGCGCAACCCGCATGTGAAGGTGGAAGGCGCGCAACTGAAGTTCCGCTTCAAGGGCAAGAGCGGCAAGACCTGGGACCTGCAGGTGCAGAACCGGCGCGTGGCGAAGATCGTCAAGGCCTGCCAGGACCTGCCGGGCCAGCGCCTGTTCCAGTACGTCGACGAGGGCGGCGAGCTGCGCGAAGTGACGTCCGCCGACGTCAACGCGTACCTGAAGGAGATCACCGGCGCCGACATCACGGCCAAGGACTTCCGCACCTGGGCCGGCACGGTGATGGCGGCGATGGCGTTGCAGGAATGCGAAGCGTTCGATTCGCAGGCCGGCTTCAAGAAAAATGTGAAGGCCGCGATCGCGCGCGTCGCGCAGCGCCTGGGCAACACGCCGACGATCTGCCGCAAGTGCTACGTGCACCCCGAAATCTTTGCGAGTTACCAGCAGGGCGAGCTGGTGCTGGACCCCAGGGCCGGTGCCGAGGCCGCCGTGCTGGCGCTGCTGGAAACGCGGCTTTCGCGCACGCTGGCGGGCCAGTTGGCAGCGAGCGTCGCCAAGGCCAAGGCGAAGCCGAAGAAGCGTGCAGCCGAGGCCGTGGCGGCCTAGAATCCGCGCAGGGGACAACGGCAGGCTCCCCGATCCAAGACGCCCGAGCGCGTCCAAGTTCTGCTCCCGACGGCGGCCCATGGCCGCGAAGGAGCCCCCCGTGAAAGTCGCATTGCTCTACCCCGGCGATCGCGCGATGCGCGAGCGCAGCGATCCCGCCGAAAGCCGCTTCGCACCGCTCTTCGAAGCCTTCCGTTTAGCCGGCATCCCCGCGCAACCCGCCGTGTACCACGACGACTTCTGCGACGAGGTCGAGGCGCAGCTGCGCGGCGTCGACGTGGTGCAGGCCTGGTGCAACCCCATCGAAGGTGGGCGCCGCCGCGACACGCTCGATGCGATGCTGCGGCGCGTGGCAGGCCGCGGCGTGTTCGTCAGCGCGCATCCCGACGCCATCCTCGCGCTCGGCACCAAGGACGTGCTGCTCGCGGTGCGCGACCTGCCGTTCGGCAGCGACGTGCACCGCATCGGCAGCCTGGCGCAGCTCCAGGCGGACTTGCCGCAGCGCCTGGCGCAGGGGCCGCGCGTGCTCAAGCAGTACCGCGGCCACAGCGGCATGGGCGTGTTCCGCATCGAGCGTGCCGACGGCGAACGCGTGCGCGTGCGGCCGGCGCAGCGCGGCAGCGAGGAAGAGACGATGGACCTCGAGGCGCTCTGCGAACGTCTCGCGCCCTACTTCGAACCCGCGGCCGGCGGCCACATGGTCGACCAGGCCTGGCAGCCGCGCATCGCCGAAGGCATGGTGCGCGCCTACCTCGTGGGCGATCGCGTCGCGGGCTTCGGCGTGCAGGCGGTCAATGCCTTGCATCCCGAGGCGCCGCAGCCGGGGCAGCGGCTGTACCACGGGCCGGACCTCGCCGAATGCCAGCGGCTGCGGTCGCTGCTCGAATCCTCGTGGGTCGAGCTGCTGCGCGCAAGCGTGGGCCTGCCGCGCGAGCGCCTGCCGCTGCTGTGGGACTGCGATTTCATGCTCGGCGCGGGCGACGCGTACGTGCTGTGCGAGATCAACGTGAGCAGCGTCTCGCCGTTCCCGCCGTCGGCCATCCCGGCGATCGTCGCCGCCGTTCAGGCGCGGAACTTCGCCCGCCAGGCCTGAAGGAAGGCGCGCGTGTCGGCGTCGGGCCGGCGCGGCTCCTTCCAGTAGCGGCTGCAGTCGCTCTCGCGGCCCAGCAGCTTCATCTCGACCAGCTCGCGCCGCAGCGTCGCGGGGTCGCCGAACGTGTGCTGCGCGTTCAGCAGCGCGTTGACCTCCTTCTCGGTGTAGTCGCGGCGCGGCGCGAAGCGCGTCCACAGCACCCACATCGCCATACGCTGCACCGAGAACTTGTTGGGCAGGCGCACGAGGCGCCCAGCGTCGTCGAACTGCATCAGCGTCTTGCGCGCGAGGGGCGAGAGCTCGCCCGCAGGCAACACTTCGATCGCGGCCGGCGCAGGGGGCGGCGCGGCCTTG carries:
- a CDS encoding Bug family tripartite tricarboxylate transporter substrate binding protein encodes the protein MTTNTILRRALLALLPLALAAPGAFAQAWPSKPVKIVVNFPPGGAADQLARLIGLPLQDALGQPVVVENRAGANGNIGGEVVAKSAADGYTLLMSSGGMVSVNPHIYPRMAFDPAKDLVPVAAAARIAVYLVTKPSIPANSVKEFIGYVKANPGRLSYGSPGSGSSPHLAGEMFKSQAGLFAVHVPYRGAAPALQDLLAGQLDYYFDPGIGLQQVRAGKLKLLAVGSLKRSPLFPDVPTLDEAGLKGFDADTVFGFYAPAGTPPDVVARLNREINKVLGTQAVKDRIVGLGGEALPISPAEFAAKATEDSRRFGAIIKERKILAD
- a CDS encoding acyl-CoA thioesterase produces the protein MAREVVYTVNVEFGDCDPAKIVWFPNFFRWIDAASRNFFVQCGVPTWTETEATRGIIGTPLVDTKAKFIAVATYGDTLYIHTSIPEWRTKSFVQRYRVTKDGDTIMECEEVRIFAGKREGGGIRALPIPEDIRALCD
- a CDS encoding DUF3016 domain-containing protein, with the translated sequence MQPSRILLAAVAFTSGAAFAGTADVKFIAPERFTDLATSPVQERDTMDALARHLQRLAAGLPADHVLHVDVLDVDLAGYAYPTRRGNVRVNNGLADAPAIHLRYTLEARGQVIRSGDERLVDLAYQHPGGSWRSTGPFYYEKRMLSSWFARTFGESHAAR
- a CDS encoding DNA topoisomerase IB; amino-acid sequence: MAGVDDPKEAAEEAGLTYVSDDERGFSRERRGDGFAYLKPNGDEVTDEKVLERIRKLAIPPAWTDVWICPKANGHLQATGRDARGRKQYRYHPQFREVREGTKYERMLDFAKALPAVRATIAEHMALRGLPRDKVLATVVHLLETTLIRVGNDDYARDNKSYGLTTLRNPHVKVEGAQLKFRFKGKSGKTWDLQVQNRRVAKIVKACQDLPGQRLFQYVDEGGELREVTSADVNAYLKEITGADITAKDFRTWAGTVMAAMALQECEAFDSQAGFKKNVKAAIARVAQRLGNTPTICRKCYVHPEIFASYQQGELVLDPRAGAEAAVLALLETRLSRTLAGQLAASVAKAKAKPKKRAAEAVAA
- a CDS encoding Cj0069 family protein, producing MKVALLYPGDRAMRERSDPAESRFAPLFEAFRLAGIPAQPAVYHDDFCDEVEAQLRGVDVVQAWCNPIEGGRRRDTLDAMLRRVAGRGVFVSAHPDAILALGTKDVLLAVRDLPFGSDVHRIGSLAQLQADLPQRLAQGPRVLKQYRGHSGMGVFRIERADGERVRVRPAQRGSEEETMDLEALCERLAPYFEPAAGGHMVDQAWQPRIAEGMVRAYLVGDRVAGFGVQAVNALHPEAPQPGQRLYHGPDLAECQRLRSLLESSWVELLRASVGLPRERLPLLWDCDFMLGAGDAYVLCEINVSSVSPFPPSAIPAIVAAVQARNFARQA
- a CDS encoding DUF2087 domain-containing protein yields the protein MPKIPVPYAAADITSVARTLKSALDERHASGKPPPSHVELLNLLARAAGVRNFQSLKAAPPPAPAAIEVLPAGELSPLARKTLMQFDDAGRLVRLPNKFSVQRMAMWVLWTRFAPRRDYTEKEVNALLNAQHTFGDPATLRRELVEMKLLGRESDCSRYWKEPRRPDADTRAFLQAWRAKFRA